From Melitaea cinxia chromosome 23, ilMelCinx1.1, whole genome shotgun sequence, the proteins below share one genomic window:
- the LOC123665137 gene encoding piggyBac transposable element-derived protein 3-like has protein sequence MDEKQIEDMLRRLENGDISEDDLESDGEDIPYYPSLGSLELEDDEDVLTGQDNSEDFLDPPLIQDEQLVQGAQSLERVVAQPTESLMNMRNLLWRKQSFLFDENNIKFGGSEELSSSIMELQSPYQFFTYFFTNPFMENIVTESARYAIQKQPDRPEIFTVGELRKYFGILIFMSVYHYPSTRSYWSNKFGFSPIKEAMPVNKFEKMRKLLHFNNNDDHLPVDHAQHDRLHKLRPIITHLNEKFSSVTIEQRLSIDEQMCATKVGHFLKQYLPKKPHKWGFKLFVLCNLGGFAYRFIIYSGKEANEGSSNNQNLGVVGQTVMNLLSVVPRQRNHIVYFDNYYTSLPLMYILAKQGIHSLGTIQRNRLGKTCKLPTKQDVMKSSIPRGSYEEYVTNFEGIDMTTVSWKDNKQVVLASTYVGAHPVGNIERFDKKEKKRILITCPKLIREYNMHMGGVDLMDSYLGRNRIRMKSRKWYMRIFYHLLDLTVINSWVLYKKVEEKKGNHKKIMTLADFRSELAETLCKYSPANNRGRPSTSAIREDQPPLKMRKGKPCQVLPPLEVRLDQMDHNIMRTETRGRLNVTPL, from the exons atgGACG AGAAACAAATAGAGGATATGCTTAGGAGGTTGGAGAATGGTGACATTTCGGAAGATGATTTAGAGTCAGATGGAGAAGATATTCCTTATTACCCATCTCTAGGATCCTTAGAATTAGAGGACGATGAAGACGTTCTTACGGGACAGGACAATTCAGAAGATTTTCTGGACCCTCCATTGATTCAGGATGAGCAGCTTGTGCAAGGTGCACAGTCGTTGGAGCGAGTGGTAGCACAACCGACTGAATCTCTCATGAATATGAGGAATTTACTTTGGAGAAAACAGTCTTTTCTATTTGATGAGAATAACATCAAATTTGGTGGGTCTGAAGAGTTATCTTCATCTATAATGGAACTGCAAAGTCCGTATCAGTTTTTTACCTACTTTTTCACGAATCCGTTTATGGAAAACATTGTTACTGAATCAGCACGCTATGCTATCCAGAAACAACCTGATAGACCTGAAATATTCACAGTGGGTGAACTTCgcaaatattttggtattttaatatttatgtctgTTTACCATTATCCGAGCACAAGGTCATATTGGTCTAATAAATTTGGCTTCAGTCCCATCAAAGAGGCAATGCCAGTAAATAAATTTGAGAAAATGCGAAAGTTACTGCACttcaataataatgatgatCATCTGCCAGTAGACCACGCGCAGCATGACAGGCTTCATAAGTTACGTCCAATAATCACCCATTTAAATGAAAAGTTCTCTAGCGTGACCATCGAGCAGCGATTATCCATAGATGAACAGATGTGCGCCACCAAAGTTGGACATTTTCTCAAACAATATCTCCCCAAAAAACCCCACAAATGgggttttaaattgtttgttttatgcaATTTGGGCGGTTTTGCTTATAGATTCATAATCTACTCTGGGAAAGAAGCTAATGAAGGATCCTCAAACAATCAAAACCTGGGAGTTGTGGGACAAACAGTTATGAATTTGCTGAGTGTGGTACCCAGGCAAAGAAATCATATTGTCTATTTTGACAATTACTACACATCGTTGCCATTGATGTATATACTTGCTAAGCAAGGTATACATTCTCTAGGCACTATTCAAAGAAATCGACTGGGAAAAACTTGCAAGTTGCCAACTAAGCAGGATGTTATGAAGAGTTCAATTCCAAGAGGGTCTTATGAAGAGTATGTTACAAATTTTGAAGGCATTGACATGACAACAGTAAGTTGGAAGGACAATAAGCAAGTTGTGTTAGCGTCGACATACGTTGGAGCACATCCTGTAGGGAATATCGAACGATtcgataaaaaagaaaaaaagaggaTTCTTATCACGTGCCCAAAGCTAATCAGGGAATATAACATGCACATGGGTGGTGTAGACCTCATGGATTCCTATTTAGGAAGAAATAGGATTCGAATGAAGAGCAGAAAGTGGTATATGAGAATCTTCTATCACCTGCTTGATTTGACTGTAATAAATTCGTGggtgttatataaaaaagtggaagaaaaaaaaggaaaccaCAAAAAAATCATGACCCTTGCAGACTTTCGATCAGAGTTGGCTGAAACTCTTTGCAAATATAGTCCCGCTAACAACAGAGGGCGCCCAAGCACCAGTGCAATTAGGGAAGATCAACCCCCACTTAAAATGCGAAAAGGGAAACCTTGTCAAGTTTTGCCACCCCTTGAAGTTAGACTCGACCAAATGGATCATAACATCATGAGAACAGAAACACGTGGTCGAT taaatgTTACGCCTTTATga